The Bombus pascuorum chromosome 9, iyBomPasc1.1, whole genome shotgun sequence genome has a window encoding:
- the LOC132910622 gene encoding malate dehydrogenase, mitochondrial-like: protein MIFDNIKKLSSMIHIKLMFKYDWSKAISFGIYRKCISRRFYRNISNMPIDDKKSKYAKDKGNGQKSKKEANVNIKSQLKNYDSFSPDHKGDIKVCMIGGGESLMYAAVLLKQFRLIKRIHVVDTKDSLANAILDISHIDTSPRVKYFKRKYLKEALKEIDIIALMDETNTNIDVSPAAQFEAASAYVSEMAEQMVQLSSESLVAVFTRPVTAILPMVSEIYKLAGWWDPDRIIGSTAHDRMRMEALTANLLDLNPAFLSVPMVGGADSNTIVPLLSCASPINRFNNAQQEMLLQSLRTADKEMANIEFKGPVLSDGAAAAKLILALVEGLSGYKNVISSAYVRSNILPGCRYFTSQLQFGPGGVQTNFGLPKMSAAEIVLVEQAIPSINEYIEMGSKAVHNNRHITV, encoded by the exons ATGATCTTTGacaatattaagaaattatcgtCAATGattcacataaaattaatgtttaaatatgATTGGAGCAAAGCGATATCTTTTGGTATCTATCGAAAATGTATTTCACGCCGTTTTTACCGGAACATTTCAAATATGCCGATTGAcgataaaaaatcaaaatatgcAAAAGATAAAGGAAATGGTCAAAAATCGAAAAAGGAAGCTAATGTTAACATCAAatctcaattaaaaaattatgattcCTTTTCACCAGATCATAAAGGTGACATAAAAGTTTGCATGATTGGAGGCGGCGAGTCATTGATGTACGCTGCTGTTCTTCTAAAACAATTTCgtcttataaaacgaatacATGTGGTAGATACAAAAGATTCATTGGCTAACGCAATTTTAGATATTAGTCATATTGATACATCACctcgtgtaaaatattttaaaagaaaatatttaaaagaagcTCTTAAAGAA ATAGATATTATCGCATTGATGGATGAAACAAATACTAATATTGATGTAAGTCCCGCAGCACAATTTGAGGCTGCATCGGCATACGTGAGCGAAATGGCTGAACAAATGGTACAATTGAGTTCAGAATCTTTGGTAGCTGTTTTTACTCGGCCAGTAACGGCTATACTTCCCATGGTGTCAGAAATTTACAAACTTGCTGGATGGTGGGATCCAGACAGAATTATTGGTTCCACTGCACATGATCGTATGCGAATGGAGGCATTAACCGCGAATCTTCTGGATTTAAATCCTGCATTCTTATCAGTTCCAATGGTTGGCGGGGCAGATTCGAATACTATTGTTCCCCTTTTGTCATGTGCTTCTCCAATCAATCGATTTAACAAT GCGCAACAAGAAATGTTATTACAATCATTACGTACCGCAGATAAAGAAATGgcaaatattgaatttaaaggTCCAGTGCTGTCTGATGGAGCTGCAGCTGCCAAATTAATCCTTGCGCTTGTCGAAGGACTTAGCGGTTATAAAAATGTCATTTCCTCTGCTTATGTACGATCAAATATTTTGCCGGGATGTCGTTACTTCACCAGCCAATTACAATTCGGACCAGGCGGAGTACAAACAAATTTTGGACTACCAAAAATGTCTGCTGCGGAAATAGTACTTGTAGAACAGGCAATCCCTTCTATCAATGAATATATCGAAATGGGATCGAAAGCAGTACATAATAATAGACATATCACTGTATaa